From a single Arachis hypogaea cultivar Tifrunner chromosome 3, arahy.Tifrunner.gnm2.J5K5, whole genome shotgun sequence genomic region:
- the LOC112790635 gene encoding uncharacterized protein, whose product MDTPRHLKEYQLGVERFLHFAFSSVGIPQGEEIQCLCKKCCNRLWLKRDDVYNHLICHGFVEGYRRWFNHGESLIAMDVDSDTDGEYNYNDNIDELLRDRFRDTTQFDGQNTGPNKSANEFYKLVDKASQELYTMCKGFTRLSFTIRLYLLKYLHGWSNASFTSLLELLKEGMPHLNIPTSFDKTRNMIKNLGLDYQKIDACPNDCMLYRNGHENDISCHVCGSYRYVEHPVMEEDDVTSSKKSRKVAAKTLRHFPLIPRLQRLFMCTRTVKAMSWHHNDRVKDGSLRHPADGESWKAFDSRHEDFAKDPRNVRLGLASDGFNPFRTLSSTHSTWPVVLMVYNLPL is encoded by the coding sequence ATGGATACGCCCCGCCATTTGAAAGAATATCAACTTGGTGTAGAAAGATTTTTACATTTTGCTTTTTCATCAGTGGGAATTCCTCAAGGAGAAGAAATTCAATGCCTATGTAAAAAGTGTTGTAATAGACTTTGGTTAAAGAGAGATGACGTGTATAACCATTTAATATGCCACGGATTTGTAGAAGGTTATAGGCGGTGGTTTAATCATGGAGAATCACTTATTGCTATGGATGTTGACAGTGACACAGACGGTGAATATAACTATAATGATAACATTGATGAGCTGTTACGTGATAGATTCAGAGATACTACACAATTTGATGGACAAAATACAGGGCCCAATAAAAGTGCAAATGAATTTTACAAATTGGTAGACAAGGCAAGCCAAGAACTATACACCATGTGTAAAGGATTCACAAGATTATCTTTTACTATTCGTCTTTACCTGTTAAAATACTTGCATGGTTGGAGTAACGCGTCGTTCACTTCTCTCTTGGAATTATTAAAAGAAGGAATGCCACATTTGAATATCCCTACTTCGTTTGATAAAACCAGGAATATGATAAAGAATCTGGGTCTTGACTACCAAAAGATCGATGCATGTCCTAATGACTGCATGTTGTATCGAAACGGGCATGAGAATGACATATCATGCCATGTGTGTGGATCATACCGTTATGTTGAGCATCCTGTTATGGAAGAGGATGATGTAACCTCATCAAAAAAGTCTCGTAAAGTTGCTGCGAAAACTCTaaggcattttcctttgattcCCAGACTTCAAAGACTTTTCATGTGCACAAGGACAGTTAAAGCTATGTCTTGGCATCATAATGATCGTGTTAAAGATGGCTCATTAAGGCATCCTGCTGATGGTGAATCATGGAAAGCATTTGACAGTCGACATGAAGATTTTGCGAAGGATCCTCGTAATGTGAGACTAGGCTTAGCAAGCGACGGGTTCAATCCGTTTCGAACTTTGAGCAGTACACATAGTACATGGCCTGTTGTTCTAATGGTGTACAATCTACCCCTTTAG